The genomic window tgatttttgggtggCTGTGAAAGTGATTGGTAAAACGTACCATCCAAAATTGTAACTTGTATTCCGCTTAATAAGTATTATAATGAAAGCTTTTGTATTATGAGTCAGATTTTATACcatataatttactttaaaaattataaaataagtcattttacattaaatcaaatagtaaattagttcttttttttaaaaattttatctacttcttctgttaaaaataaaaatgactatcAAGATAACCAGACAGTTACACGTGATGTGCCATGTGTACCTCATGTGTACAGAAACAACCAAAATCAATTGGTTACTCAATTGATAAGTTGGATAGATTTTCAAAAAATGTTGATCAACTGCTTTCCTTTGTTCTTATGTAGGGGCGGTAATAAGGGAGGCAGGTAATTGCCTTAAACTCTATAGattggtaattttttttcttttaatcctTCAAATTTATTAACTTGtcaattaattaaatgataaaatatactttaaacccttaaaaaattttaaaaatcaatctTGAcctctaaataaaaattttctggCGTCGACCCTCTTCCTATCAAAGTTATAATTATGAAACTGGTTGAGTTAGAAATTAGTTGAGATTTGGGTCCAAAAATGACTCAAGTCTAGGCTCATTTTTGGGCCAGTCTGACTTGACCCGCTTAAAAAGctcattttactattaaaaatattaaaatatatattttaattgatattttgtatacttttttaaataaattttaaattttttatttaaattaaatttagacCGAGACGGACTAAAGTGCGAAAATCCTTATTCAAGCTTGGCCCTAATCTGGTTAGGTAGAGCGGGATACCGACCATTGGGCAGTTGTAGACACTAGGGATGAGAGTAGCTTTTAATTATTTGAGGGTGATTATTAAGAAAAGCTAAAGTGAAATAAAATGCTTGAAAATTGATGGAATATTAGCCCAAGCGATGACAAAGTGTATTTGAGAAATTGCAATGCCAAAAGATTTGGAAATTTAAGGTAGGATTAATTTGTTGTTAGGTCCTCAATTATTTTCCAAAAAGAGTAAAACGTCCACATgctacataataataaaatgcataTCATATCCCCTTTTAAGGGGTCATATTGATGAGGAAGTAATCTttccaaaatctaaaatattaccaataggatttatatttgatgtattatacaCTTTcaatggattaaatttttaacacgTTATAAAAgaaatcttttaaatttatttttacgaTGTGTCATCATATAGTTCAtagaaaatgtatgaaattatacGTTTCTCTATACATCACGATCCATGCCTGCAAGTTCAAACCGTTGGAACCACTTGCTTAACATGGATGGAACGGTAGCCATTTACGTATCATATATATTCATTCTTTGAACATGACAATCCATAGGGGCGATTAGTTCATGACAATCTATAATGACAAAACACCTATAAACTGACTAACTATCAGAGAGAGCCCTTCAAAAATTTACAAACACCAAAAAAAGGAACCAAGACATATTCTCTTTTACGAGTGAACTGTCTTAAACTACTACAACCTCATTTCTCTATATTTCCATCAAGGGAGACAGGACCCTCTTtgcttttttataatttagttttttttttttttgtacattAATCCTTACGTGAAATGAAGGCTACGGTGTCATTGTTTGCACATTGGTTCCTTTTTATAAAGCAAAAGACTTTTGATCTTTTAGCTTTGATGCCTTTGACTTTTTGGAGTTGCCCACAGCAAACTTCTCTTTTTGGATTTAAAGAGGAGTCTCCTCTCCCCACCCCACTCACATGGTTTGTTTCTTCACCCATCACTATTCAACTTTGGGGGAAATTTCTAAAACGGGTTTTGTGGATCAAAAGATTCCCACTTCATCATTAGGGTTTACTGCGGCTAgccttttaacatatttttatatatgtatatatatgctcatTGATTCATTTTACTTAGTTTTGttctttatatataaattttagataCATAGGAAATGAATAGTTTTCTTAGGCCTAATATAGGCCCAAAGACATATATAGCAAGAGATGGCATTTGAGGTCAAATTACTTCAGAGCTGATGTATATTGTCGAGAAAACTATCACGTAGGGACAAAGGAAGGGGTAGACAAGGATCTGAGCCCCTCTCCCTCCcccaaattgaaaatttttgtttacataccttataaaattatatgttaatatatggtaaaattatagtttgactcctcaaaataataaaatttcggattaattttttttaaaattacaaaaatataagtCAATGCAgtagtgaaattatattttatctcttataaaaatatataagatatTCTCCAcccaaattcttttttttaactttgccTCTACTATCATAAACCTTAAGAAAATCAACAAATTCTTGATATTGGCTTATcttgaattaaaaatcaatattcatcaacaatttaattattataatttgatattcATTCATTGAAAAAACACATTTCCCACatcatacatatttttttaaactctAGAAGACTCCATAGCTAGCCCTCACCTAACATCAACAAGAGATTAATCAACTCAACCACCCAAAAACACCTCGataataaacataccaaaaccatGGGCCATTTAGATCCTTCCTCGCAAAGCATTTGTCCCTTCATGGAAGCCTTTTTCTCTTGTTATCTTTTTAACATTCATTCTATTCTGAGACACATGCTATGTTGTTACCACTTAAAACTTCCTTTTCTTGGTCACTTTTTGTTCCTAGTTCTCTCCCACCTACAATGCTtatcatacatacatacatatcaaaGACGAAGGCATAAGGGGGCGGTTTTTCCCCTCAATGGTAGTTTTGTCATTTAGCTccttaaatttttatacaattacATGTTAACACAATAGTATTTTATGATTCATCTCTGATTttcctaaaataattttttgatttcGTCCTTATACATACATAAGgtcaaggtttgcaacacaaaTCCAAGCGGTCCAAGTTGATGATGGTATCACACACACTTTTTAGGTGTGTGTTTTGGCTTTAGAGTGAGATGATATAATGAATCCACTACTACCATATTAAGATGATAGAGGTAGGCAGGCACATGGAGACTAAAAAGGGACCTCTACCCAGAATAGAGTATACATTacaacccaaaaagaaaaaggagatagaaaaagaaaagggggatCAAAAAGAAAGAACATATCCACGCTCCTTGTCTGATCTCTAGATGCATAAATTTACTTTAACCTcctcattatttatatttatgtgaaaGCGATAGGTGGATGTCACTCTGTAATAGGAATGACATCAACTCGacaatttaatctttgtactattaaaaaaatcaaataaagatgAATTTTAAAATCGTTTTTTAAATcctaatgtaatttttttttaaattttatattaaaatattttaaaaaatactatttAGTGAATTACAATAATGATGGATATAACAAGTGTGAATGACGAACTCAATGTTAGTTACGTAGGACTCTTAATACACTTAACATCCAATTCAATGAAACAGTAATAAGGTATAATGTCCCTTGGATTATACTTAATTTTTGGATtgacccttaaattttttttaatcataaatAATCCCCAAAATTTTATCCTGTCATATGTTTTAGTCCCAAAATATTACAgggttaaaaaaaatcatattatatataaGATAAGAATAAGAATGAGAATGGAAAAGGCAAAGGCTGCCTAACTCGGTGGTAAtccatttatttaattatatgaaGGAAAGAGTGGGATTCGGAAACACATGCATCGCAGGTGAATGCCGCTAATTGCAATCATATTGCCCATGCATTTCGACGATCCAATTCTAATGCTTCAAATCTTTTgtcctaattaaataattaattacttacCCGTAATGGTCCCACTTCTTTTGGAGAGTAGCAGCCCAGcttatattattttctttcctGTCATACGTACGAGGAGAGATTCATTCTTATCCTTGAATTCGATAACATAAAATTTGGagttaatttagtattttattattgtttcttaatatgcatttaaatgttaaatgttgttTGTCTGGAATAAATAGTTATTCACTTTTAATTGGGATAAATATTAAGCTTATACATTAACTTTGTTTTAATGTGCAATTGGATATATGaagtttgattttgattcaactgtacacatttaaagaaataaagacATGCGTATAGTAAAATGatgttaatttgataatattgttagcgatttgtgaaaattgaatcaaatcaagattccatatatgaaattgtaaaaaaaatcaatgtttGCACATTGAATCAAATTTAATGTTattcctaaaaataaattaatgttataGTATTGTGAGTTGAACATCCTATATGTGGTGCATGCAAAGTAACAATTTTAGGGCGTGAGATGCGATGATTTATAAGTGGCTGTGAATGGAATATTTTTTATAGGATTTTTAAActccttaaaatagaaaataatatgtattttaattattataataataactaTTTTAATAGGCAGTTTGAATACTCAAATACCTGCTGAAGATGAGAGGTGAACTTTtaagagaggaaaaaaaaagcTGATATAAAAGCTGAATGTTTAAAGCAAAGCATACAACAAAGAAAGCTGACTCtaaggccaaaagaaatgaaagcaAAAAGGCCTTTTCTTTCCTATCCCATGTTATAGTCATAATTCTATTAAGCTGCGAAATGAATAAGGACAAAATATCTTATATTGCATTTTCTTTTTTCGTAAAttagtcattctgttaaaaaGTCTATCTATTTTCACTGTTAAAAACttatctatatatattaatatgaggtatatatatatagtatgtcGCATGtaactatttgattattttatcagtcacactagtttttaacaataaaaataaataaaaattttaaccaaaataaccaatttactctttaatgtAATGTACccgactaatttacctatttctaaATATGTCAAATACAATCTTACTCCTaatataaaaacttccataataCTTTTCCATATATTACATTTTAAATGAACATGAATATGGAATTTCAATAGGTGAGAAATCTATtaacctctctctctctctccataTCCTCTATCAgccttcccttttttattttctttccaaacATAGTCTCTTCAATTTTTCAAGAAGAAAAAGGCAAGATCAACACCAATTTATTTGCAAAAGAATATATACATCCACACATACATATAGCTTCTTTGGGTTTATATCAAACAAAAGAAGTTTTTAATCTGCTCCAAcactaacccatgctagccaacACCTCTTGTTCCTCAATTCCGTCTTCAAAGCCAATCCCATGCTTTGAAAATGGTGATAATAACAAcaataagagaaaaagaagacCTGCAGGAACACCAggtaccatatatatacatatcatataaattatatatacagtATATTGAATACAATTTACAGTTCTTGGGGGTGGTGGTGCAGATCCAGATGCTGAAGTGGTTTCACTTTCACCTAAAACACTACTAGAATCAGATCGTTACGTTTGTGAGATCTGTAACCAAGGGTTCCAACGAGACCAAAACCTACAGATGCACCGGCGACGACATAAGGTTCCATGGAAATTGCTGAAAAGAGAAACACCGGCGGTGAAGAAAAGGGTGTTCGTTTGTCCCGATCCGAGCTGTCTCCACCATCAACCTTGCCATGCTTTAGGCGATCTGGTTGGGATCAAGAAACACTTTAGGAGGAAACACAGTAACCATAAACAATGGGTGTGTGAGAAATGTTCGAAGGGGTATGCGGTTCAATCTGATTATAAGGCTCATCTTAAAACTTGTGGTACCCGTGGCCATTCTTGTGACTGTGGCAGAGTTTTTTCaaggttatttttattttcttttgccaTTCTTTTTCTTGTTAAATCAACAGTGGTTCAGATTCTAGTGTTGCTCTCTATCTTTTCAAAGGATAAAGATTTCACCAGTCCCAGACCATGATTAAAATCTTTTCTACACTGTTGACGTAAGAATGAAGAAACATATAaagcttttgattttttttgactgATGGAACCTTAATACAGTATTAAGCAGCTGTTTATATACAGTTGGCACATTTCCCGAAGACCACTTCCCCGTTGGTCGTGTTGCTGGGAATTAATTAAGCTTCGACACAGTATACCTACTGATTAGGGTAATAGATATAGAGTCAATATTTGATATATAATGAATCCATCATTCGAAAGTAACCCTAAATATTACGCAATATATGTAGTATGTTTACAGTAAGGTAGGTTCTTCTATTAGTACTTGTAGCATTTAGTTTTTTACGTTACTGTCATTAGTTTTGTAATAACCTAAATGGTAATGgttataaattgattattttttataattaattatgtaCTATGTTTAAAGTTATAAGATTAGTTCATATTCTCCATAattcttaattcattaattacttTTTTGTAAGTAATATGTAAATATGATAAGTTAACATagtattacatatataataatatatcttatcacataaaattttagaaatagtaaaatttaatcagtaagaatttaaaaaaattttgattcctTATTGactatcctttttattttttatagagtTGAGAGTTTCATAGAACATCAAGATGCATGCCGTATGGGGCAATCACAGAAAGTGCAGCAGCCACCTAGCTTGTCTCCAACAGCTTCAACCCCAAGTACTCCATCTAGTGATACCATGTTCTTCAGCCCTACAAAAGATAATCCCACCACCACAAACGGCGGCGACCACCACAATTTGGAGCTTCAACTCTTAACCACATCCTCAAACCCAACAGAGCCCTTTGTTCCCCATAAAGAAAACCATAACAATACTCATTATTCCACTCAATTACACCTCTCGATCGGCTCATCCGACGAAAAAATGGAATCGACTGTAACGACTGATACGAGCAAGGTATCGGCGCTCCAGCAATTGAAGATGGCGATGGCGGAGCTAGCTTATGCCGAAGAGGCGAGAAAACAAGCGAAGAGGCAAGTTGAATTGGCCGAAAAAGAGTTCGATAGGGCGAAGAGGATTAGACAACAAGCACGAGCTGAATTTGAAAAGGCTCAAGCTTTAAAGGATCGTGCGAACAAGCAAATCGAGACCACCATTGTTCAAATAACTTGCCATGCTTGTAAGCAGCAAGTTCAAGACAGAACACCTGTGGAAGAGAACTCCATTGTTGTGAGTTACGTTTCATCAGCTATATAACGAGTACCGGTTGAAAAAAAGAAGCGATAAAGCAACATTTGGTgattgaattttgtaatttttcacttTGGTCCTTGACTTTTTTGTTAGTTCATATTGGTCTTGAAATTTGGCAACCTTTTTCAGTTTGATCCTTTCTGTTAAGGCATGATGACATGGTATTATGAGATTGTTCGACATCatcacctaaatttttttttagttttttaaattaaattttatttatgattttatagcattttcaatattttattttgtaatttttagattttatataatatcttttaaaaattcaacttaaagaAACCCAAGTTCAGgatcaaattggaaaaaaaaattgtcaattttTAGGATTAATGtggacaaaaaattttaaaaattgaattttaaaattttgttaagttcaAAGGCTAAATATAGATTTATCCCATATTCAAAGATATCTTATAAAGGTTACTAACAGTAACATATAaaccaatcacattcatatataCATAAACTTTCCTTTGATCTAAGGCTACCTTAGATGTCTATACTCTTTgaacttttgaaatttaattctctAGTTTAGTTCCAAGAATTTAAACcctttacttgtttaatttaaaatccaataaattgatttttaaatctcATAGAGGCacaaattcttaaaattaaaatttaagattaaattttaaaagcttGAAATGTTAGAGGGACTGGAGTCAGAATTAGACTCTTTGTTTAGCCTTATATGATATTTGCTGATATACCAAGTTGAATGAAAGATTGTCGTATGCTGCAATTTGTGTGACGTAAGTTGTTCATTGATTTGGCTAAATGAAAGCTACAAATTACGGGGTGTTGTAGGAAAAATATTCCTAGGCTTTTGTGTGTGTGAATGTGATGGGTGCATTGAGACAACTTGAAAATGAACCTTCCTTGGCCTCACCtctgcctttttctttttctttttttggttattttggctTTTCTACTTGGACTCTTTAGGTATCTTCGTAGCTTGAAGGTGTAAGGAAATTAATGGAGTTGTTCTTTCCCTTTGGCAGTAAAAAATTTATATCATTTAGTTTGATagttaaacttaattttaatgtttaatttggtacctaaaccaAATGGAATAAGGTGGGctaattaatatttaacatacgcgttctctactaaaaaaatatagGTGCTTAATTGGGACACAaaattaagttgaatattgaaGTTAAACTCAGGtatttaattaatacaaaaaaaagcCCTCAagcatcaaatttaaaaaaattcaagtaccaaagtaAACATTAAAGCGAAACTTAGGTAGGTAAAAGTTCACTAGATGCCCCTATACTAAgaatcaaattgcattttgccccctctactcaaaaaataggcaaattagtcattgtacgtCAGATCAAAAAGAAAACTggtccttttgttaaaaattccatccattctATTGTTAAAAAATTGGTCCCTATAGGTCAACATGAGGTATACGTGACACGCCCCACGTGTCATTGTTTGGTTATTCTGTTAACCATACTAGTTTTAAATAGTACaagtggatgaaatttttaatagaatgaacTAAACTGCTCTTTGGTCTAACATACAAGGAttgatttgctcattttttgaatAGAGGGGGCAAAgtgcaatctgactcctagtataGGGACCTCAATTGCACTTTTACCTACCTAAGTTTGGCTTTAATGTTTACTTTGGTACTAGTTTTTTCAATTAATTGATACTAGAGTCTTTTTCTCTCGATTAAATACTTttttggcttcaatgtttaatTTAAGACCTGAGCTTTTTTTGTGTCTCActtaaatacttatttttttttactagAGAACACGAGTTAGGCCACATTATTTCATTTGGTATGGTAAATgatatattaactttttttttatgatgAAGAGGAAGACCACCTCCATTAGTTTTCTTACATCTTCAAGCTACAAAAGACtcaaggatcaaattgaatattgaaaccAAATTAATgtactaaataatatattatcCCTAAAAAAGGCATGCATGTTTTTCAGTGCCAGAGTTTAATAGTTAATGACAGACTCTCAGTCGTCGCTCTCAACGTCCCAACCAAAACtccattcattcattcactttCAAATCCCACTATTTATCATAGTGAGGCCCATAGGGCAAAGCAATGCGTTGTTAAGAAGAAGCAAACGccatttctttttttcattcaatGGAGAGGCCATTAGAGCTTTCCGGCTCAGTTGAAAGgaccaaaaaagaagaagaaataaaaagaaaactggGTCCATCTTGTTGACGTTATCTTTCACGATTTCAACCAAAACAAAAAGGTGAACTGCAAAGCTAAAGCTGCAACTTTCTAAGGGTCTTTTTCTCCCTCTTTATTTTGCCTTTTTTATTGGACAATGTGCTTCTCTTTCGTTTCCATCATGTTGGCACGTTGCTAAGCTTGTCTTTCTTTTTATCTCACTCCTACCAAACAAACAGTTAATATTGATGTATAAAATTTAGGttgaataatattaaattattagtaaatttatgtattaattatttaatttaaaaattataaaatgattattaaactattaaaatttttttatttaagtcactagattgTTAAGTTAAACATTTGGCTAGCAAGTTTTAAGTAACAATTTAACGATCAATACGGTAGATTATTACCCATTGATGAGTAGAAAAACATACATTAGATTCAAGCCAATTTAATAATCTATGTTGGAGATCAAGAAGAAAGCTATTTGAATTTTGACTCGCAAATTTATGACATGCaaagttttttaataaaaaaaactgaattgTAAAAAAAGAAGGGGAAAGAGGTGCAAGCAATGCAAATAAAGAAGACtatacaacaatgattttaacagTCTAAtggcttaaatgaaaactttcaaatagtttagtgatcattttgtggctttttgaagttgagttaccaaaatgtaaacttgttGATAGTTTAGTGACTTTAGGTGTAATTTACCcgaaattaaattagttaatagtTGATGATATACACGCATTGTATGATAAAAGTATCATAGATGCTCTTGTACtaagagttagattgcattttatccCCTCTACTCAAAAGATGAGCAAATTAATCtatatacattagatcaaaaggTAAATTGGTTATTctcttaaaaatttcatctatttctactgttaaaaatttatctttgTATGTTAGAATAAGGCACACGTGACACGTCACATGTAAATATTTGGTTATTTTGTCGACAATAcaagtttttaatagtagaactcgataaaaattttaatagaaagaactaatttgctctttgattaaATACAGGACTAATGTGtccattttttaagtaaaaaaaataaaatataatcaaactcTTAATATAAATACCTCTTCTATATTACTTTCGCgataggtatatatataaatgacgAATTTAATATGATTTTGAGGGTGGCTGTGAATGTGATTGgaaaccaaaaataaaacatgaaatggaACGTAAAATTGGAGCCAGAGTTGAGTTTATGTTGGCACAACAACTATTCCTACGTAGGCCTATTAGACCttaattcatttttcttcatgttgctttattttttaaaagataggtaaattttaaaaaaaattttaataatttcattatagattctgataatatttattttttcaatacaATACCTAGAATTACTCATAGttcctccccaacccataaataggaagataatgtgcTCCAGTGCACTCAAATCCACGTCCTCTTACATTCGcaacaataattttatataatatttttaaaaatttccatatACAAATTCTCATTATTTTCCTTAAGGTTATTTCGACattgtatttaaattttgcaCGAACTTCAATACccataattatctaaatattccctaaaaaataggaaataaaaatatttttttcacaatatttaatttaatttgtttttaatgaattatttaatattttaatagccCATTTAGAAATTTGGATTTGAATtcacaaattctttttttttgtatatcaaataaaaaaatagatttggatttgataaatccatca from Gossypium hirsutum isolate 1008001.06 chromosome D12, Gossypium_hirsutum_v2.1, whole genome shotgun sequence includes these protein-coding regions:
- the LOC107930953 gene encoding zinc finger protein SHOOT GRAVITROPISM 5, with amino-acid sequence MLANTSCSSIPSSKPIPCFENGDNNNNKRKRRPAGTPDPDAEVVSLSPKTLLESDRYVCEICNQGFQRDQNLQMHRRRHKVPWKLLKRETPAVKKRVFVCPDPSCLHHQPCHALGDLVGIKKHFRRKHSNHKQWVCEKCSKGYAVQSDYKAHLKTCGTRGHSCDCGRVFSRVESFIEHQDACRMGQSQKVQQPPSLSPTASTPSTPSSDTMFFSPTKDNPTTTNGGDHHNLELQLLTTSSNPTEPFVPHKENHNNTHYSTQLHLSIGSSDEKMESTVTTDTSKVSALQQLKMAMAELAYAEEARKQAKRQVELAEKEFDRAKRIRQQARAEFEKAQALKDRANKQIETTIVQITCHACKQQVQDRTPVEENSIVVSYVSSAI